CACTATAATTAGGGTCTATTTTTACTGCAGTGTGAATTCTGGACGTAGTTGCACCACCAATCATCAAAGGAATTTTAAATCCTTCGCGTTCCATTTCTTTAGCAATGTGAACCATTTCATCTAAAGACGGGGTGATTAGCCCGCTACAGCCAATAATGTCAACATTATGTTTTCTTGCTTCTTCTAAAATGGTAGTGGCCGGAACCATTACGCCAAGATCTATAATCTCGAAGTTGTTACAAGCCAGAACAACACCTACGATATTTTTTCCGATATCATGTACATCTCCCTTTACAGTGGCCATTAAAATTTTACCAGCCGAACTGCTTTCACCTTCTACTTTTTCTGCTTCTATATAAGGGAGTAGAATAGCTACTGCCTTTTTCATCACCCTTGCCGATTTTACCACCTGTGGTAAAAACATCTTTCCGGAACCAAAAAGATCGCCGACAACGCCCATTCCATCCATCAAAGGACCTTCTATAATTTCTAACGGCCTGGCATATTTAAGTCTAGCTTCTTCTACATCTTCATCAATATGGGCAACAATACCTTTTACCAGGGCATGAGAAAGTCTTTCTTCTACAGTTCCTTTGCGCCATTCCTCATCTTTTACTATAACTTTTCCTTTGTTTTTTACCGTTTCGGCAAAATCGACTAAAATTTCTGTGGCATCAGGTCTTCTGTTTAGGAGTACGTCTTCTACTTTAATCAATAGTTCTGGTTCTATTTCCTCGTAAACTTCCAGCATTCCTGCATTTACAATACCCATATCCAAACCTGCTTTAATGGCGTGGAAAAGAAAAGCCGAATGCATAGCCTCTCTTACTGGATTATTTCCTCTAAAAGAGAATGATATATTTGATACCCCTCCGCTTACTTTTGCATAGGGTAGATTTTCTTTTATCCAGCGTGTTGCGTTAATAAAATCTACGGCATAGTTAGCGTGTTCCTCCAAGCCGGTACCGACTGTTAGAATATTCGGGTCGAAAATGATGTCTTCTGCAGGGAAGTTAACTTCGTTAACCAATATATCATAAGACCTTTTACAAATCTCAATGCGGCGTTCGTAATTATCGGCCTGACCTTTTTCATCAAAAGCCATAACTACTGTCGCAGCACCATATTGTTTTATCTTTCTGGCAGATTCTTTAAATTTTTCTTCTCCTTCTTTTAACGAGATGGAGTTAACGATCCCTTTTCCCTGTAAGCATTTCAATCCGGCTTCGATAACTTCCCATTTGGACGAATCGACCATTACCGGTACTTTACAAATATCCGGTTCTGAACTTATCAGATTTAGGAATTTAGTCATTGCGGCAACAGAGTCCAGCATTCCTTCGTCCATGTTAACGTCAATAACCTGAGCGCCACCTTCTACCTGTTGACGGGCAACAGAAAGTGCAGTCTCGTAATCTCCGCTTAGGATAAGTTTCGAGAATTTAGGAGAACCCGTGATATTGGTACGTTCGCCAATATTTACGAATATACTATCGGGTTTGATATTTACCGCCTCAAGACCAGACAAACGCATCCAGCGTTCTGGTTGCGCTATTTTTCTAGGCGTATATTTTGCTGCTGTTTCAGCTATTCTTTTTATATGCTGCGGAGTTGTTCCACAACAGCCACCTACCATATTCAGGAAGCCGGAAGATAAAAAATCGTCTAAAAGACCAGCGGTTTGTTCAGCTGTTTCATCATACTGGCCGAATTCATTTGGTAAGCCGGCATTTGGATACGCAGAAACAAAAACATCAGCCAATTCTGATAATTCCTGTATATATGGACGCATATCTTTTGCTCCTAAAGCACAGTTTAAGCCGATAGAAAGCAAATCTCCATGGCGCATAGAGTTCCAGAAAGCTTCGGTTGTCTGTCCGGATAATGTACGGCCGGAAGCATCGGTAATGGTACCCGAAATCATGATCTCTATTTTCCGACCGATTACCTGCTCATATTTTTTAATGGCAAATATAGCTGCCTTTGCATTCAATGTATCGAAGATGGTTTCGACTAAAAGTAAATCGGCGCCGCCATCAACCAATCCTCTCACTTGTTCGTAATAAGCGGATTCCAATTCGTCAAAAGAAATGGCTCTAAAACCAGGGTCGTTTACATTTGGCGAAATAGATAATGTTCTGTTAGTTGGGCCAATAGCTCCGGCTACGAATCTTGGTTTATCAGGGTTTAAAGCAGTAACTTCTGTAGCAACTTCTTTGGCAATTTTTGCGCCTTCGTAACTTAGTTCATAAGACAGATCTTCCATATGATAGTCTGCCATAGAAATGCGTTGCGTACTGAAGGTGTTCGTCTCTATAATATCCGCTCCGGCGAGCAAATATTCTTTATGTATAGCCTTTATGATATCGGGGCGTGTGATATTGAGCAAATCGTTATTGCCTTTAACATCGCAAGTATGATCTTTAAATCTTTCTCCACGAAAATCCTGCTCGGTAAGTTTGTAATTCTGAATCATAGTGCCCATTGCGCCATCTATAACCAAAATTCGTTTTTTTAATTCTTCCCTGATATCCATATCCGTAAAAATAACCAGTATTCACAACCCCACCAAATGCTATGTTGTTGTTTATCAATCTAATTAATGCTTAGTTAGAAAAGTCGGCTGTATGAAATTGATGACTTTCACTTATCTGTCCCGGGATTTCTTGTATATATTCCCAAGTAGAATTTAGCACCTTGTAAGCACAGGTTGCTAAGACTTCGTAGGGTCTAATCCCTCCGTCTTTCTTTATAAGCGATGCAAAGATGCGATATAGTTTGGTGAAATGCAAATAATTAAGACACGAGCTTTAAGCTAAAATCATTAAGCAGTTAAAGGTATGTTTCCCGATTGTAAAATTTTAGAACACCTGACGTTTTTATTAAAAAAGTCAGGAAAACTTCTCTTAACATTGCATGGAATTTTTGGATATTAAAAATGCGTTTAGTTTCAAATGGGATCTATCGCTGTTGTCGAGTTATATAAAGAGCTTCTATGTTTAAATATATTTGGGGTATATTGTTTCTGAGTCTTTTTGGAATAAATAGTGTTTTTGCACAAAAAACAATTGTTAGCGGAGTAGTGAAGGATGTTACTACAAAAGAGACCATTCCTTTTGCAAATGTTTTTTTTAACGGCACCCAAGCAGGTACCCAGGCCAATATAGATGGTGTTTTTACCATTAGTACTACCAACGCCCAATATAATATACTGAAGTTTGTTTATATGGGATATGAAACCAAATTGGTGACCATTGCAGTGGGTAAAACACAACGAATTGAAGTTTTAATGACACCTTCCGCCAAGGCACTTAAGGAGATTGTTGTTACTAAAAAGAACAAAGCAAAATACAGTAATAAGGAAAATCCAGCGGTAGAGCTTATACGAAATGTAATTGCCCATAAGGATGATAACAGAGTAAAGGAACTTAATACGGTATCTTATCGGAAGTACGAGAAAATGACTTTTTCGATGGATAACATCTCTGATAAATTCAGAAATAACAGATTGTTTAAAAATTATCAGTTTTTATTTCAGGAGCAGGATACTAGCAAGTTTGGAGGTAAGTATATTCTTCCGGTTTATATAGAAGAGCGACTGACAGATAATTTTTATAGAAAGAATCCCAATTTTAATAAAATTATAGTACTGGGAGAGAAGCAGGCAGAGTTTGACAAAAGATATGTAGACAATAAAGGCTTACAGAACTATTTTAAGAGGATGTATGAAGATATTGATATCTATGCAAATAATATCTCTATCATCAGTAACGATTTTTTAAGCCCAATCGCCGCTTCTGCTCCAACATTCTATAAATATTTTATTACTGATACGATTAAAAATACGGAACCAAAGCTAGTTGAGCTGTCTTTCTTTGCCAGAAATAAAGGCGATATGCTTTTCAATGGAAAACTTTATGTTACGCTGGATGGGAAATATGCCGTTAAAAGAGCCCGCTTATCGGTAAATAAAGATATCAACCTGAACTTTGTGCGAGGGATGAATATTGATTTGGATTTTGATGCTGATGAAAACAGGCATTATAATTTGAGCAAAAGCCATTTATCAGTAGATTTTGGCATTAACAAAGAAAAGGGATTCGGTTTTGTTGGGGACAGAACGGTTTCCTATAAAGATTATGCAATTAATAGACCCCTGCCGGATAGTGTTTTCATCGAAGAAAAGGTTACCAGCGCTGAGCCTAAACAAGTGCTGAAAGGAGAAGGTTTTTGGGAACAAAACAGATTGGATACCATATCATCAAACCAGTTGAGTATTTATAAAAATATCGACTCGCTGCAAAATATCCGCTCTTTCAGAAGGACTATGAAATATGGGACTTTGTTAATAGCAGGCTATCAAAATCTGGGGGGGTATGACATGGGACCTTTTAATACCTTTTATAGTTTTAATAATGTAGAGGGTTTCAGATTACGCGTTGGTGGTAGAACTACAACCGAACTCAGTAAGAAATGGTATTTTGAGAACTACCTAGCTTATGGATTTAATGATCAAAAAATAAAATATTATTTAAGCGGAGCTTATGCTTTTAATAATAAATCCATTTATACATTCCCACAGCATTTTATAAGAGCCAGTTTTCAACGAGATACAAAGATTCCGGGGCAGGAATTGCAATTTGTACAGGAAGACAATATTTTATTGTCTTTTAAGAGAGGTGTGAACGATATGCTTTTGTATAATGATTTCTATAAACTGGAGTATATCAAAGAATTCGAAAATCATTTTTCTTACGGCTTGCAGTTGAAAAAATGGACGCAAAGTCCAGCTGGAGGTCTATATTATCAGGCATCATCGGGAGATTTTGTTAGTAAGCTAACAACGAGTGAAGTCGCTTTTAACTTGAGATATGCTCCAAATGAGAAATTTTATCAGGGTAGAGCTTACAGAACGAGTTTTGTAAATAAGTATCCGATTTTTAATTTAAGATACTCTCTGGGACTTAAAGACGTATTGGGCGGAGAATATAACTATCATAATTTAAATGGGAGTATTGATAAGCGTTTTTATTTGTCTCAGTTGGGTTACTCTGATGTAAGGTTGGAAGGATCTTATATTTTTGGAAAACTACCCTTTCCGTTGTTAAGTATACATCGGGCAAATCAAACCTATGCTTATCAGGTGTATTCATATAACCTGATGAACTTTTTGGAGTTTGTCAGTGATCACTATGCCGGAGTATTTGTAGACCATAGCTTTAACGGATTCTTTTTAAACAAAATCCCCTTAATCAAACATCTTAAATTAAGAGAAGCGGTTTCTATTAAGGCCTTATTTGGAGGTTTACGTGATGAAAATAATCCCAATTTAACTTCAGACGGTACCTACAAATTTCCATTGTTTGATAACGGACAATCTAGAACAAATAGTTTAGGCAAGGCACCTTATCTGGAAGGAAGTGTGGGTTTATCCAATATCTTTAAGGTACTAAGAGTCGATCTGGTAAAACGCATTAATTATTTAGACCATCCGGAAGTTTCGGAATGGGGAATTAGAACTCGCATCAAATTCGATTTTTAAGCAGCTTATAAGCAAATAAACATTTTTTCCGTTATATTATAATGGGATATATTTGCTATTATGGTTAAAAAACCAAAATATAAATTTCAGAAATCTATCAAGTGGAAAATTGTAGTAGCCTCTATTGTAGCTTGTGCTGCGCTTTATCTGGCGTGGCAAACAGCGAAGATAGCGTTGTATGAGATTCTTGATACGGTAGAAAATATCTCCGAGCCCACAGAGAGATTACGTCTGGTTAACAACCTTTCTTTAAAAATGGTTCGACTGGAGCAGCTTCAGAAATCTGTAAGTTTAAAAAACAAAGCCGATTATACGCAGTTGCAAAAGGAGTCTAAAGAACTTGTTTCCATTATAGATTCCCTTCAATATAAATATCGCAACGATTCTTTACAGCTTGTAAGAATAGCTTCTATGAAAAAGCTGCTAAAGGAACGGGATAAATTATTCAATAATTATTTAACGGACAGAAGAGGTTTTCTTGATAATAAATCAATAGAAAAGCAACTGAAATCCCTTAATGAGCTGGTTGAAGAAAATGCAAAAAAAACGGATAGTGCCATTTTAGAATCTGAAAAGCGAACTTTAACAACTACTATCTACGAGTTGGAAGAACGTCGGGAAGCAGAGGAGTCAAAAGGTTTTTTAAGCAGAATATTCGGAAAGAAAAAAGAAGCGCTCAAAAAGCCGGCATATAATATTGTAAATGAAGAGCTCAATGTAAAATTGGACACGGTTGCGCTGAACAGGCAAGACAGTATTCTTAGGGATTTGGGCGAATCGATGCGTTCTATTGAGGAAACACAACGGAAAAAAAGCAAATCGTTTTTAAACACGGAAGCGATGTTTATTTATACCAATGATATGCTTTTCAGTAGATTGTTGACAACCCTAAGGCAGGTGGAATTAGAAGCTGTTAATCAGATACAGGAAAGAAATGATGACGCAAAATCTGTTGTTAACTCTGGTATTAAGCAAATCAGTGTAATTATTTTGGTGTTTTTTCTGATTACTTTAATTATGCTGTATCTGATTTTAAGGGATATCAGCAAAGGAAATGAATATCGTAAACAACTGGAAAAGGCTAAAGAGGAAGCCGAATATCATAGCATGGCGAAGCAACGTTTTCTAGCAAATATGAGCCATGAAATCAGAACACCGCTACAGACAATTATCGGATTCTCTGAACTGCTTAGAAAAGAAAGAGAAATCAAACCTAAAAACATAGATGCTATATATTATTCATCTGAACATTTAATGCATATCGTTAATGAGATTTTGGATTATAATCGCATAGTTTCGGGAAAAATAGCAATAACGCCAACAGTTTTTCATATGGAAAATCTGTTACAGGAAGTTTTTACTGTTCTAAAATATCAGGCTGAAAAAAAAGGTATCAAGCTTTATGCTGATTTTGATTTTGAAGATGTTTCTTATGTAAAAGGTGACGCTTTCAGACTGAAGCAAATCTTATATAATCTATTGGGAAATGCGATAAAGTACACGGATAAAGGTCATGTTGCTTTAAATGTGTCGTGTAAGAAGAATAAAAGCGGTTTGCATTTTATGTTTGTGATTGAGGATACCGGAGTAGGAATGTCTCATGAAGATACCCAGAATATTTTTAATGAATTTGAACGGATAGATAAAATTGTCTCTGATAAAGAAGGCGCAGGATTAGGTTTATCTATAACTAAATTGCTGATCGAGCAGCAGGAAGGACGAATTAGTGTGCGGAGTAAATTGGGTGAAGGATCGGCCTTTACGGTTTATTTAAAATATCAGGAAGTAGAAGAGGATGAATTGGCGATAGTACATGAAAATCAAATCTCGCTTATTAATTCCGATGCTAAAGTTTGGTTGCTTGATGATGATCCTTTTATTTTAGACTTGTGCTCAACTATTCTAAAAAATCATCATATCGAACATGTTTGTTTTTCCAATCCAAAATATTTGTTGAATACCATTTGGGATGAATCTGTAACCGTAGTTTTAACAGATATAAGAATGCCGGAAATTTCGGGGATAGAGGTGTGTAAGCGTTTAAGAAGCTATGTTCCGGCAGAAGTGAAAATCTTTGCTTTAACGGCGCAGGTTTTACCGGAGGAAAGGGAATTGTTATTAAATAGTGGATTTGATGATATCATTCATAAGCCATTTCGGGAAGAGGATTTGATACGCATTTTTGGGTTAGATGCCGAGCAAATTGAAAGCCAGGAACTTGACTTTTCTGCTATTGAAAAAATGACTTTTGGAGATAGTGACCAACTTGATAAGCTATTGAAAAAGTTTGTAGTTGATGTGGAAACTGATGAAAGCTTACTTGATACTGCATTAAAAGCCGGGGATAGCGGTGAAGTTTCACTTATAATTCATCGTTTAGCTGGACGTATTGCTCAATTTGGAGGAAAGGGCTTAGGGGCTCACCTTCGGGATTTGGAATATGAACTTAATCACAGCCCTGAAATTGACGATGATTTGTTAGCCAAAATAAATGATTTGCAACAAGAGATAGCTTCTTTTAAGGAAAAAATAGAGTCCAAATTCCAATAGATAAAGGATTATTCTATCCCGTATCTGTCCATTTTGTTATAAAGAGTTTTGCGATCGATGTTTAATATTTTTGCAGCTTTAGATTTGTTGTGCCTAACTTTTTCCAAAGTTTCGATAATCAAAGCCTTTTCGTTTATCTCGTTAAGCTCTTTAAGATCGGTGGTTTTTGCTCCTGTTTTTTGAGGATTTTCTTTAGCCGATTCAACGGCAACTAACATTTCTTCGGGTAGAGCATAAACTTCAGCCGTATCTCCCGGAGTTAATAAAACCATTCGTTTTATTACGTTTTTAAGTTCTCTTAAATTGCCAGGCCAATCATACTTTAATAAGATATCTTTAGTTTCTGCAGTTAAATGCTCCACGTTCCTATCCAATTCTTTATTTGATTGGCTGATAAAATGGTCGATAAAAAGTTCCAGATCTTTGCCGCGATTTCTTAAAGCGGGCATCATAATTTTAAATTCGTTAATACGGTGATAAAGATCTTCCCTGAAATTTTCATTCTTTACGCTGTCACCCAAATCATCATTTGTAGCCGTAATAATTCGTACGTCAACTTTTAATGTTTTATTGCTACCAACGGGCTGTATTGTTTTTTCCTGCAGTGTTCTAAGCAGTTTTACCTGGATATCGTAACTTAAATTTCCAACTTCGTCTAAAAATAAGGTACCACCATTGGCTATTTCAAATTGGCCTTTCTTATCGTTAAGTGCTCCTGTAAAAGCCCCTTTAATATGACCAAATAATTCGCTGGCAGCCAATTCTTTCGAAAGTGCCCCACAATCTATTGCGATAAAAGGCTTGTTTTTTCGGTTACTTTTCAAGTGAATCGTTTTAGCGATATGTTCTTTACCAGTTCCACTTTCGCCATTAATCAATACAGACATGTCGGTTGGAGCAACCAAATCAACATATTTATAAAGCTTTTCTGATTCAGGACTTTCTCCCTCTATAAAATCGGCACCAGTAGTTTTCTGGGGACTTTCCTTATTCTCTTTTTTGTTGATAGCGTTTTTTATGACCATCAACAATTCATCCGGATTCACAGGCTTTGTGATATAATCTAAAGCTCCGGATTTCATGGCAGTAACAGCAGTACGAACATCGTTAAAGCTGGTCATAATAATTGTAGGGGTATGAATGCTTTGTTCGCGCATTTTAACCAGAACATCTAATCCTATTCCGTCTGGAAGTCTGTAATCAAGTAAAATTAAATCAAAAGAAGTTTCCTCTAAAAATGTCCACGCATTCTTTACCGAGTGAGCAATTGTTGTAATGAAGTTGTTCTTAGAAAGAAATCCATCTAGCAGTTGCGCAAAAGTAGAATCGTCTTCAATTATTAATATATTTTTCATCGATTACTTATGGGACTGCTACAAAAATACAAAAGCCGGGGGATATCCCCGGCCTTTGTAAGATAGAAGTTTTAATTGTTAATATATATATGGTGATTTTAGTTTACAACCTTACCATCAGTACCGATTTTAATGCTTCTTAATTCGTCACCTTTTTTTACTTCAATTACATAATGCTCCACACTACCTCCGGTTACATGATAGGCATTTGATGGAACCCACTCTTTAAATATGTCAGCAGTTAAAGTTTGCTTAACCGCATCGGGTAAATCATTAAGTGCTACTTCTGCTTTTGCTTCTGCAGGTGCAGCTTGCTCCTGAGGTTGTTGTTGCGCAGGCGCATTTGTAGTTGTATCCTGATCAGAAGTGTATTGTGCTATTGCGAAATCCTTTTTTTCTTCTTTTTTAGTGGTATCTGTAGGAGTCGTAACGGTATCTTTTTTTACAGTATCTTGTAAAGAGAAAGAAGTGTTGAATGATGATGTTTTTGCTTCTGACAAAGAAACTCCTGCGAACGCTAGTGCAACTGCTGATAAAATGAAATTTTTCATAACTCTAAATTTGAAATTTATATAAACATTTACTTTTCTGATACCCGATGCTGTCTTACATACTAAGTATGCCAAAGTATATCAAACAACAGTGCCAAATTGCGAGTTATTATTTAATTGCCTGTTTTTTAGTGTTTTATATGTTTTTTATGGATTTATAGACTGTAGAATAATTCCACACTTTGAAGAAATAATAATCAACTAAACAGGAATTTTACCAGAGTATATAGATATTAAAATGTAATTTTAGTTCATGATTACAATCAGTTCGCTTGCGCATGTTTATCCGACAGGCAAAAAGATATATTTTGAAGATGCCAAATTTTTAGATAACGAGAATTGGTTGATACTTGGAGATTCCGGGAGTGGAAAATCCACTTTACTAAATATAATGACAGGTTTACTGTCCCCCACAAAGGGACAAGTAATGCTAAACGAGACAAATCTTTATCAGTTAGGAGGTAAATTAGATAAATTCAGGGCTAAGCATATGGGAATTGTGTTTCAGAAACCCTATTTTATTCAAAGCCTTAATGTTACTGAAAATCTCAAACTAACCCAATCTTTAGCGGGACTAAGCAAAAATCCCGAAAGAATTACCGAAGTTTTAGAAAGTTTGGGCCTTATAGATAAACGAGATGCTTTCACAAAGGAATTGAGCGTAGGACAATTACAGAGACTATCGATAGCAAGAGCGGTACTAAATAATCCCTCTATTATTTTTGCAGATGAGCCAACAGCAAGTCTGGACGATAGAAATACAGAAAAAGTTCTGGATTTGCTTATCAACCATGCCGGGAGACAAAATGCAAGCTTAATAGTGGCAACTCATGACAAAAGGGTCAAAGAAATGATTTCCAATATCTATTTTGTGAACGGAGGTAATTCATGAATGTTTTTTTATTAAGTATCAAAAGTCTGAAACTTAAGAAACTTACCACTTTTTTAAGTGTTCTGTTAGTGACTTTTGGTATAGCAATTATATCCTCATTATTGATACTTTCTAATCAGCTGTCAAATAATCTGGAAAAAAATGCAGAAAATATAGATGCTGTTGTAGGCGCAAAAGGAAG
This genomic interval from Pseudopedobacter saltans DSM 12145 contains the following:
- a CDS encoding ATP-binding protein, with the protein product MVKKPKYKFQKSIKWKIVVASIVACAALYLAWQTAKIALYEILDTVENISEPTERLRLVNNLSLKMVRLEQLQKSVSLKNKADYTQLQKESKELVSIIDSLQYKYRNDSLQLVRIASMKKLLKERDKLFNNYLTDRRGFLDNKSIEKQLKSLNELVEENAKKTDSAILESEKRTLTTTIYELEERREAEESKGFLSRIFGKKKEALKKPAYNIVNEELNVKLDTVALNRQDSILRDLGESMRSIEETQRKKSKSFLNTEAMFIYTNDMLFSRLLTTLRQVELEAVNQIQERNDDAKSVVNSGIKQISVIILVFFLITLIMLYLILRDISKGNEYRKQLEKAKEEAEYHSMAKQRFLANMSHEIRTPLQTIIGFSELLRKEREIKPKNIDAIYYSSEHLMHIVNEILDYNRIVSGKIAITPTVFHMENLLQEVFTVLKYQAEKKGIKLYADFDFEDVSYVKGDAFRLKQILYNLLGNAIKYTDKGHVALNVSCKKNKSGLHFMFVIEDTGVGMSHEDTQNIFNEFERIDKIVSDKEGAGLGLSITKLLIEQQEGRISVRSKLGEGSAFTVYLKYQEVEEDELAIVHENQISLINSDAKVWLLDDDPFILDLCSTILKNHHIEHVCFSNPKYLLNTIWDESVTVVLTDIRMPEISGIEVCKRLRSYVPAEVKIFALTAQVLPEERELLLNSGFDDIIHKPFREEDLIRIFGLDAEQIESQELDFSAIEKMTFGDSDQLDKLLKKFVVDVETDESLLDTALKAGDSGEVSLIIHRLAGRIAQFGGKGLGAHLRDLEYELNHSPEIDDDLLAKINDLQQEIASFKEKIESKFQ
- a CDS encoding ABC transporter ATP-binding protein, producing MITISSLAHVYPTGKKIYFEDAKFLDNENWLILGDSGSGKSTLLNIMTGLLSPTKGQVMLNETNLYQLGGKLDKFRAKHMGIVFQKPYFIQSLNVTENLKLTQSLAGLSKNPERITEVLESLGLIDKRDAFTKELSVGQLQRLSIARAVLNNPSIIFADEPTASLDDRNTEKVLDLLINHAGRQNASLIVATHDKRVKEMISNIYFVNGGNS
- the metH gene encoding methionine synthase, which translates into the protein MDIREELKKRILVIDGAMGTMIQNYKLTEQDFRGERFKDHTCDVKGNNDLLNITRPDIIKAIHKEYLLAGADIIETNTFSTQRISMADYHMEDLSYELSYEGAKIAKEVATEVTALNPDKPRFVAGAIGPTNRTLSISPNVNDPGFRAISFDELESAYYEQVRGLVDGGADLLLVETIFDTLNAKAAIFAIKKYEQVIGRKIEIMISGTITDASGRTLSGQTTEAFWNSMRHGDLLSIGLNCALGAKDMRPYIQELSELADVFVSAYPNAGLPNEFGQYDETAEQTAGLLDDFLSSGFLNMVGGCCGTTPQHIKRIAETAAKYTPRKIAQPERWMRLSGLEAVNIKPDSIFVNIGERTNITGSPKFSKLILSGDYETALSVARQQVEGGAQVIDVNMDEGMLDSVAAMTKFLNLISSEPDICKVPVMVDSSKWEVIEAGLKCLQGKGIVNSISLKEGEEKFKESARKIKQYGAATVVMAFDEKGQADNYERRIEICKRSYDILVNEVNFPAEDIIFDPNILTVGTGLEEHANYAVDFINATRWIKENLPYAKVSGGVSNISFSFRGNNPVREAMHSAFLFHAIKAGLDMGIVNAGMLEVYEEIEPELLIKVEDVLLNRRPDATEILVDFAETVKNKGKVIVKDEEWRKGTVEERLSHALVKGIVAHIDEDVEEARLKYARPLEIIEGPLMDGMGVVGDLFGSGKMFLPQVVKSARVMKKAVAILLPYIEAEKVEGESSSAGKILMATVKGDVHDIGKNIVGVVLACNNFEIIDLGVMVPATTILEEARKHNVDIIGCSGLITPSLDEMVHIAKEMEREGFKIPLMIGGATTSRIHTAVKIDPNYSGPVIHVLDASRSVTVCSNLLNTETNAEYKQQIKEDYAKTRDNYNKKRVDKTLRDIKTAREEQFKIDWNEGLPKVPNFIGTKTIEGYPLEELLPYIDWTPFFHAWELRGAYPRILQDETVGKEAQKLFDDAQTLLKRIIEEKLLTAKAVFGLWPANSKGDDIVLNVEGNETVIHTLRQQNQKPAGEPYYALSDFIAPESTGLQDYFGAFAVSTGFGCDELVAEFEKDFDDYNSIMTKALADRLAEAFAEKLHELVRTEYWGYATQEKLSNEELIKEKYQGIRPAPGYPACPDHTEKGTLFSMLDVENRIGLKLTESFAMYPTAAVSGYYFAHPQSRYFGVGKIAKDQVEDYAKRKGMDLETTEKWLSPNLGY
- a CDS encoding DUF5686 and carboxypeptidase-like regulatory domain-containing protein yields the protein MFKYIWGILFLSLFGINSVFAQKTIVSGVVKDVTTKETIPFANVFFNGTQAGTQANIDGVFTISTTNAQYNILKFVYMGYETKLVTIAVGKTQRIEVLMTPSAKALKEIVVTKKNKAKYSNKENPAVELIRNVIAHKDDNRVKELNTVSYRKYEKMTFSMDNISDKFRNNRLFKNYQFLFQEQDTSKFGGKYILPVYIEERLTDNFYRKNPNFNKIIVLGEKQAEFDKRYVDNKGLQNYFKRMYEDIDIYANNISIISNDFLSPIAASAPTFYKYFITDTIKNTEPKLVELSFFARNKGDMLFNGKLYVTLDGKYAVKRARLSVNKDINLNFVRGMNIDLDFDADENRHYNLSKSHLSVDFGINKEKGFGFVGDRTVSYKDYAINRPLPDSVFIEEKVTSAEPKQVLKGEGFWEQNRLDTISSNQLSIYKNIDSLQNIRSFRRTMKYGTLLIAGYQNLGGYDMGPFNTFYSFNNVEGFRLRVGGRTTTELSKKWYFENYLAYGFNDQKIKYYLSGAYAFNNKSIYTFPQHFIRASFQRDTKIPGQELQFVQEDNILLSFKRGVNDMLLYNDFYKLEYIKEFENHFSYGLQLKKWTQSPAGGLYYQASSGDFVSKLTTSEVAFNLRYAPNEKFYQGRAYRTSFVNKYPIFNLRYSLGLKDVLGGEYNYHNLNGSIDKRFYLSQLGYSDVRLEGSYIFGKLPFPLLSIHRANQTYAYQVYSYNLMNFLEFVSDHYAGVFVDHSFNGFFLNKIPLIKHLKLREAVSIKALFGGLRDENNPNLTSDGTYKFPLFDNGQSRTNSLGKAPYLEGSVGLSNIFKVLRVDLVKRINYLDHPEVSEWGIRTRIKFDF
- a CDS encoding sigma-54-dependent transcriptional regulator, producing the protein MKNILIIEDDSTFAQLLDGFLSKNNFITTIAHSVKNAWTFLEETSFDLILLDYRLPDGIGLDVLVKMREQSIHTPTIIMTSFNDVRTAVTAMKSGALDYITKPVNPDELLMVIKNAINKKENKESPQKTTGADFIEGESPESEKLYKYVDLVAPTDMSVLINGESGTGKEHIAKTIHLKSNRKNKPFIAIDCGALSKELAASELFGHIKGAFTGALNDKKGQFEIANGGTLFLDEVGNLSYDIQVKLLRTLQEKTIQPVGSNKTLKVDVRIITATNDDLGDSVKNENFREDLYHRINEFKIMMPALRNRGKDLELFIDHFISQSNKELDRNVEHLTAETKDILLKYDWPGNLRELKNVIKRMVLLTPGDTAEVYALPEEMLVAVESAKENPQKTGAKTTDLKELNEINEKALIIETLEKVRHNKSKAAKILNIDRKTLYNKMDRYGIE